In the Uranotaenia lowii strain MFRU-FL chromosome 1, ASM2978415v1, whole genome shotgun sequence genome, TATCACCGAAAATCAACATggcccagacaaccatttggtaggtatttcgaatttgcaacacaaatatacgtgcaaatatacgtgtaaaaatatcgtatataatggaggccatataggtacattagcaagcatattcttgatttgaattgtattgtcgtaataaaatcatgcaatgcatttaaatacgtaAAGAACATGCATGggacgcacattgtaggtgcagatatgcgaaaatgagtttaaataacttTCTATATGATATAATCTGTAacataaaatacgacttctggttgtctgggaggTTCATGAAACGTAGATCTACGACCACTAGATTCTATCTACTAGGCTTGACAAACGTCAACAAGTCGATGCAGTTTATGTAGAGTTGAGCAAGGCTTTTGATAGAGTACCGCAAAAATTTGTCATCGAAAAAATACGTCGGATAGGACAACCTGATTGACTTTGCAAATGAATCTACTCTGATCTTGTAGACCGTACTACTTACGTACGACTGAACAGCGTGAACTTGACACCTTTTAGAATCACTTCTGGAGTTCCACAAGGAAGTCACCTGGGACCTTTGATTTTAGTTCTATTTTATCAACGATATATGCGCTATTATTGAATCGGAAAAGCTGTTGTACGCCGATCTCAAAGTTTTTCATaccatacacagcaaaaaaaatctaaatcctcaacaacactgaaattgaaaacctttaatGTAACATGACgtagaacgcgatttattaatgtaaatttacatattaaataaagttgaatccttaatagcactgaattctaatggcACAATAGGGTTGTTCGATCTTCTGTAAAGATCGAttcccaagatcgattcagctgaatggttccaggatcgatccacctaaaaaatcgaagcaaaaaaaTCGATCTTTGCAAGATCgatctattcaattttttttgtgagaggTGCTGCCTGAGGGTTGCTTTATGTCGAAGTAAATGTAGTGGAAAACGACAGAAAAGCTCATACATTTAATACATACAAGtcaagcattccagattgcccgattttatccgggcttgtccggattttcagagaaataacggaaaaaggaaggaaaatAGCCTGAATTTTTCTGGGTTTATCCTCATTATTAGAAAAATCCAGACCAAAATCTACAATTTTTCTGCAGAATTCATGGTTTTTGTACCCAATTACAATATTCTTTTAGCCTTGTTTTAGAattgtttaataaaattaaaatctcgCTAATGTGcttcggtaaaaaataatttataaattttttatgagaaaaaaatttttaccacGATTTTGGGTGTTCAGCTATCATCTGGAAGGCTCAAGTAAAATCcatcaagcaacaaatttttcaagtattatTTTCACTTAGCGTAGAGGTAATTTTAGAATATTAACTTTATCCCTCACTGAACAGGAAGTTTTCGAAAGATTATCGACAGTCGACCCATCTAAAAGTACTGGACCAGACGATACACCTCCAACAGTACTTAAAAATTGCGCTGCATCTTTAGCTGCACCGATTTGTCACCTGTTCAATCGCTCACTCAGAGAAAGGACATTTTCTAGCGCCTGGCGTATTGCTGCTATCACTCCGATTTACAAATCAGGAAACGCACATTGTGTAGAAAACTACAGACCGATTTCGATACTCAGTGCAATTTTCAATGTCTTCGAAGTTCTGTTTCATGAACGCATGTATGCTGCCGTCCGCCGAATCGCAACatggtttcgttaaaaaaaaactgtttccaaCCTAATATGCTACGTGAGCTCACTGAACAACAATCTGGAAAAAGTATGTCATGTAGATTCTGTTTACATCGACTTCGCGAAGGCTTTTGACCGGATCCCGCACAAAATACTGATAGCAAAGATGGATAGACTTGGCTTTCCATCCTGGTCGCTTGAGTGGATTGCGTCGTACCTTGCTTACCAGGcgtacacaaaaataaaaaatccaccCTCGAGGAAACTTGCGATGCCGTCCAGAGTACCGCAAGGTAGTCACCTCGGACCTctattatttatcatttttgtaagtgACTTGTGTGCAACGCTTCAATCTGACACGCTCATGTATGCCGACGATCTAAAACTCTTTAGAAAAGTGCTTAGCGAATTTGATTGCTTTGCCTTACAAACCGACATTGCCAAACTAGAGGACTGGTGCCACTCAACGCAAACGTAACAAAAATGTAAAGTAGTCCTCGAACGAGTTCAGAGAAGTTTCGTTAGATACGCTTTACGACAGCTTTCCTGGAATGATCCACATCGACTACCACTGTATGAACAAAGATGCAGCTTGATCAATTTAGCGCCACTCGAAAAGCGTCGATCCGAGTTGcagaaaactttgattttcgaTACCCTAACCTGCCGAATAGATTCCTCATATATCCTTCAACGTGTCAACATGTATGTACGCCTCAACCCGACCACTTCGACAACGCCAGTTTCTCTGGATCCCTTATCACCGTAATGCATATGGCCGAAATCATCCGTgggataaatgttgtgaacgtttGAATTCAGTGAACCATCTGTTTGATTTTAACATGTGTAAACGTTGTTTCAAAATAGCTATAAGTAGTTCCCCCTAATCTTAAGATACAAAGTCTGTAAGGTCCATTTTACCCAAGACAAATCAAGAAACAAATCTGGGCTCCATAACAGGTTGTACAGGTAATGATTGAAATAGTACAacgatattaaaatttaataaaaaatctcaaagttattttgttttgacttAAGTTCTATGAATTAAAATAAGACACTTCAAGCAATTCCACAAGACCAAGTTTGTGAACTTTCGTTCAGTTTTTAGCAAGTTTGTTACctgttgaattttcaatgacCTTGGACATTTTAGTGTTCAATAGagttttcaccaaaaattaaaaaaaacgaataaatggAACAATATCTAATGTTTTATTTGCTGAACTTCTAAATCTCCACCCATCAGTAGGTAGTAAATAGAAATTGTCCACTCTTCCATCGCTCATTTTATCTTGTCACTGCAGCAGCCGCCTTATACCAATCACAATCGGTATAACAGCCTGTTATCAGCAAGAAAATTTGATTACACAACCGCAGAGCGCGCTAAACAACCGGTTGTGTTGTCAATTGCCGACCTAGACCGGCACACAACAAACCAAAAATATAATATGTACGCAAACAATTTCATAACAAACCTTCTTCCATTATTGGATTAACAACGTCTCCCGGTGGACCTTCCAATTCATTCTTTACTCGGACGAAGCAAACAAAGCCCAACGACCTATTACATACAAAAGTTTGCCCGTCAAAACCAGGAAGAGCGCCCCAAAAAAGAGCCGTTTCGCTCGAAAAAGTAGGTCAAACACTTGCCGTCTCATCATACATTTTCTCTTCCACCCACCACCCACTTTTGTATCGTTCGTTTGTAGTATCCAGAAATACGTAATAACATTTCGCAATGTGTTGCCTCCGTTATCATGCGGTagaatttagttttttgaatcacATTGTTCGGTATATTCCGCATCTTCGTGTTTCGGTGACAATACACGTCATTAATCTTCTGTTATTTTTCTCAGTGCTTACAGTAGAAATTAAACCATACACTGAATCCAAATTCACACTTAAATTATACATGAGAATTCacctaaaagtgaatttcttccTTGCATGCAGCATGCAACTCTGTCAGATTCCTTGATTCTTTAATTGATTTTCACTAGTCATTTTTTGCCGCGCTAGAGATTTCTTTGGACCTTTTGAACTCTGATTCCTGTGTATCTGCTCAAAATTTTACTACCCGTCTGCCTGCCACTTTACTCCTCTGCTTTGACGATGCGTAAGCTTTCGGGCCGTTTCGCACGCGTTCGGCACCCGATAAACACGAACCGCAAACTTTGTTATCAGATAAATTCGGCAGCAACCGGCAACAAAACAAGGTGCTTCGTGGGGTTTTCCCAACATACTTTTGTATCGAGCTCGAGAGTGGTGGTGAGTGCGTCCAAGGTCGTTTCGcaaaattttcgcaccatccaTGGCATTCTTTTCGGTGGTGGGGTGGGTTGCTGCGGAAAAATCTCTCCTCGGCTTTCGGTTTTCGCTTTTGTTGTGAACGTCCTTGAACCCGAGGCAGCAGCTTAGCAGCTTTGTCGCACCCGGGAAACGAGAAAGAGGAATTTGTACCATTTGGTTTATTTTGCTTGAAATGGAAACAATATACGCAGCATCTGTCCAAACGAGAAGGAGGGTTTTGACACTTCTAACGAAAATTAATGCTAATGAATTTAACGGGACTTTAATGTTTTGGGAATCAATTTTATGGTTCaattggcgtccattttctgcAACTGGATCACTTCAATTCGATGCATTCGCTTCAGTGAAACTTCCGGTATTTAATGGCTTACTTTTTGAGTATCAAATCTACAATCACCATAAAAACGAGTTCTTGTGCCAAATGTTGTAAAACAGCGtatacttttttatcattttcaatagATCAACCCCAACCACAGCTCGTGACCGTTAATGATCGATGCTTTATTTGGCAGAATGAGTATAAAAAATACAATGCGAAACTTATGACTTTGCGCTTTGCAAATTAAAGTGCTATTGCTTGCTGCCGGTCGTCGGTGGTGATTTTAATGTGTTTCCGGATAAAATGGCAGTGTCACGTTTTTTCGCAAAACTTGGTGGTAggagaaaaatcaaaacatcaacAAAGATCGGAGAATAACAATCTTAAACCCGGGCAATGACCCCTATTTTGAAACAACGTCAGAGTTGAGGTTTGCCTTTAATGAGCTTGTAGTACTTGTAGCGTATCCCTCCTCATATTTTAATTCTCTGATTATTCTTATACAAAAGAAGGGCTCTTAAGCTCTTTTTGCCTGGATGCTTTACAAACATTAGAGCAATCTCACGAAAGAAAATAGaatactaagtttttttttctgttcaacgCTCTGAATTAACTAAGTGAAGAAAACTCTACCAACTaagttttaggtttttttttttggaaaatcgtttGTAGAATTTCGAGTTGGCAGCGTCTATCAGTGAAAAATCTGACCTATatatttctcaattaaaaagctTGTTATGTTGAAAAGCAaaaagcgacgatcttttttaactatgtgatttagtgtttttggtggcatgttggtttgaattagTTCGCTTTAAATTTTATCGAATCagcagctttttttaaattaatttaaagacgcattaaaagataaataacataacatcaaaaataaccaacaaaagtgaaaagaaaaaaaataaaacctgtgtaatatggtttcgtatggctgtgacgaATTATCCATGGACATAACATTTCTcatttaagatttttggaaaccccctcTACTCACCTACTAAGAGatgaccaaattttttttttacagacaaCGCATCTCGacgtttgatgaatttttaagtcatttggcatcaaaattaaaattttgatattttcgattTCCTTTTGTTCCTCCTTGTTATTGAAGTTCGTTATTCAGTAACGATGAAAACAAATGatccattccagcgtgacgtcacaacgttcaTGCGTACataaaaaagttgttggaaTAATCGGCAATCGAAGAATGCTGGCTACTCGTCACCTCTATGGAAACGGAAGTTATCTTTAATAAACAACCGTGAAAATTTTCTCAGTCTACATTAAGCTCTCCACCAAGCTGCTAATAAATCTTTCCACTGTTAAATTCTGTTTAACTTATTTAAACCAATTATCAAGAGTCAAGAGGTTATGGGCGACTCACGCAAACATCCGGTCCACGGGGTCCCGCAGTTCTTGGGTACCGGCTTTGACAATTGGCTTGGAAGCTTACTTGAAATCGGTGAATCTTTTGGACGTGGTCAAGAACGATCCCCCGGCGGTTCCGGCTGAACGTGCTAAGTGCCTGCAGAAGGACGGAAAGGCGACGTATTTGCTAATTTCGTTCATTCACGATGACCTGCTGGACCTTGTACGCTAGCTGAAAATGGTTGAAGGATCGTCAGCGAATGACCATTTGAAGATCTTCGAAGACCTTATTCGTCAGCTGAAGTTGGCCGGAGCGAAGCTAGAAGAAAACAACGTTGTTGCTCAGCTTTTTGCCACTCTTCACGAATCGTTTGATCCATTAGTTACCGCCTTGGAAAATCTTTTAGAGGAAAATCTGAAACTGGACGTTGTTCGAGAGCGCCTTCTTGCAGAGGAATTAAAGAAAACGGACCGAGTTGCAGATTCGAACCAAGAAAAACCTGCTGCTTTTCAAGGATCGAAACAGAGGACGGTGTTCGTTAAGTTCACGGGAAAGTGCAGACGTTGCCAAAAAAATGGGACATAAGGCCAAAGATTGTCGTGTCAAGCTCACGTCGGACGGACGAGCTGAAGCTTATGCTGCAAGTGGAGGTAAAGCGATAGCCTTCATGACTGGAAGGAGTTTTTCCGAACGAGAGACGGGTGTCGTGTCCTTCAAATTGAACTCTGGGGCCACGGACCACCTCGTGAACGTGAAACACTGTTTCGCTGACCTTACGAAGCTGAAGGTACCGGTGATCATAAATGTGGCGAAAGATGATCAGTCGTTGATATCCTGGCATCGAGGAACAATTACGGGCGTCAATAAGGAAGGCGTCAAATTGGTCCTGAAAGATGTTCTGTTTGTTCCTgatcttcgagaaaattttctctcTATGAAGAAGATGGCGAAAGCAAATTTGGACGTTACTTTCAAGAAAACGTAAGCAACTGTGTGGTACGACGGCAAGCTGATCGGAAAATGTCCCATGCGTGGCGACCTTTACGAGCCAGATTTGGTCCTCGATACTGTGGCGGCCAACTTGTGTGTAGCTGTGAGCGGCAATCTATGGCACCGTCGACTTGGCCATTTGGGCATCCAGAATTTGCAAGCACTTGTAAAGCACGACATGGTAACAGGTATTTCCGAGGAACCAGGTAAATTGGATTTTTGTGATATATGTGTTCTTAGAAAGCAGTGGCGAGAACCATTCTCGGGTACAAGAGTCCGTGCTTCAAGACCTTTAGAGAGAGTTCACTCCGACGTGTGTGGTCCTATCACACCGGCAGCTTGGGATGGTTCTCGGTACTTTGTCTCGTTTATTGACAATTTCACGCACTTCGCAGTAGTGTATCCCCTCAAGAAGAAGTCCGAGGTATCCCAACGGTTCCGAGAGTACGAAGCGATGGCAACTGTCGCTCTAGGACATTCGATTTCGAAACTGATTGTGGATCACGGCAGAGAGTATTGCTCCGAAGACCAGCGGGAGTTTTACGTGTCCAAAGGTATCCAGGTTGAGCCAACTGCAGCGTATACACTACAGCAAAATGGTGTGTCAGAACGATCAATCGAACAATCATCGAGAAGGTTCGTGCGATGTTGTCCGAATCTCAAACTCCGAAGTACCTGTGGAACGAAGTGATTCTGGCTGCGGTGTACCTAACCAACAGAAGTCCAACGAGTGCTCTATCTTGCCGGAAGACCCCTGCGGAAATTTAGATAGGCCACAAGCCAGACCTGAGCAAACTTCGCGTTCTTGGCTGTAAAGCGTATGCTTGGGTGGCGGCGCAACAGAGAAGAAAACTGGACCCGAAAATCAACTGGCTGTGATGGTCCAAATGCTTACCGTCTGTGGAATCCAGAGAAGAAGGAATTGTTCTTGTCAAGAGACGtcaagtttgatgaaaatagtTTTCCGTTTGCTCCTAAGGTTCCTTGCGAAAGTCCGTCGAGTGTGGTCCCTATTCAATATGATGACGTTGACGAAACCGGAGCGCTCCCTTCGCAAACAGACCGTGGTTCGAACCTCGATATGGTAATCCCGAGGCGCGGCGAACGGGAGCGCAAGCTCCCCGGTAAGTTAAAAGACTTTGTTGTTGGAAGACTTTTCACTGCCGCGCAATCCTGTCCTACAGATATCGTTCCAAACGTTGATGCTGTTTTGGAACAATATGAGGTCGAACGTTCCATTTCCGATGCTCCTGAGGCGTATAAGGACATTGCTGGGCGAGACGATGAGGTTTTCTGGAGGCAAGCGGTCGATGAAGAACTGAAGTCCCTGGCTGACAACCACGTGTGGCGGCTGGTAGAACGACCAGCTGGCGTGGTTCCTCTCAAATCCAAATGGGTGTTCCGGGTCAAGCAAGACGAAAATGGAAAACCTGTGCGATACAAGGCTCGTTTAGTCGCTAAAGGTTTCCTGCAGAAGGCTGGCGTCGATTATAGCGAAACTTATTCCCCTGTTGCTAAGTTGGCGACAATACGAACCGTTCTGGCTGTAGCGGTGCACCGGAAGATGTTCATCAATCAACTCGATGTCAAGACGGCGTTCCTGTACGGTGAACTAGAAGAAGACGTCTATTTAGCCATACAGGATGGAGTCACCGCAAATCCGAATCTTGTGTGCAAGTTGGAACGATCACTGTATGGACTTAAGCAAAGCCCACGATGTTGGAATAATAAACTGAATGACCTCCTGAATGGTTTTCGGTTTTACGCGTTCCTGCCATGATTATTGCTTATATACCCGAATCGACGATCGAGGGCAGGTGTATATCGTCATCTACGTTGACGACCTGCTCATCGTTGGCGATCGTCTGGAGCTGATGAAGCAGATCAAGCTATTCCTTTCCAAAAACCTTCAGATGACGGACCTTGGGCAAGTGAATCACTTTCTCGGAATCAAGATCGGATATGATCGTACTGCTGGTTTGATGTCTCTGAGTCAAGAAGTCGCTGTGGATCGTGTGTTGACGAAATTCGGCATGGAAGATTGCAACCACGTGAAAGCACCAATGGAGAAGGCCTGTTTTCTACCAACGAATGAAGGAAATCCGGTCTACCATCCTTATCGTGAGCTACTTGGCAGTCTCATGTATACAAAGCTATGTGTCCGTCCCGATATTACACTCGCCGTTGCATACTTGGGACGTTTCCAAAGTCAACCTGGCGAAGCACACAGGCAAGCGCTGAAAAGAGTGGTCCGATACATGAAAGGCACGAAGAACCTCAAGCTCCAATTCAAGCGAGACGAAAAGGCTGAAGTACTGATCGGGTACGCTGATGCAGATTGGGCGTCGGATACTGAAGATATGAAATCCGTGAGCGGTTATGTCTTCAAGGTATTCGGCAATACGGTGTCCTGGGCCAGTAGGAAGCAACAAATGATTGCATTGTCATCATGTGAGGCAGAGTATGCAGCCTTAAGCGTAGCTGCTTCCGAACAACTGTGGCTACAAGGAATCTTAGAAGATCTGCAGCAAGTTCCCCCTGGTAAACCGTTCAAGATTTTTGAAGACAATCATGGCTGCATTGCGATGGCCACACACACCGAGAACAAGCGTGTGAAGCACATTGATGTGAAACACCATTTCCTGCGAGATCATGTGGCACACGGAAGGCTGCAGATCGCAGAAACAGGAACAGCTAACCAACTTGCAGATGCGTTCACCAAAGCACTGGAACCTGGCCGTTTCTGCGACCTGCGGCCCCTCCTGGGATTGACCGATTCAGGGCGGGTGTTTGAATAATCGGCAGTCGAAGAATGCTGGTTACTGGTCACCTTTATTAAAACGGAAGTTTTCTGTAATAAACAACCGTGAAAATTTTCTCAGTCTACATTAAGCTCTCCACCAAGCTGCTAATAAATCTTTCCACTGTTAAATTCTGTTTAACTTATTTAAACCAAttatcaagaatcaagaaaagtaatgatgcaaaataaaAGGTTtcgagaattcattgagggtacccaaagaaattgtattatttggatgcacccgaagaaagttacaagccgccaaattTCCCATAGAGTCATATTGACagtcaagagcggattagggttaagaaAGTAAGGTTGGCGAATGTCTACTATaaaaatcataagaatttcgaactaagtaaattttttgctgagcatgatatggtagctgatctacaggattttttgaagtatttttttctaagagCATTCTAGAGAAATATTGCCTGGAAATCATGTTTTAGTTTGTCACAAATTTTCGaacactttaaattttctatcgattgGGAGTCAAGAGATTCGATCGAGACATATTTAATCAAAATGACGTGTGACGACGGCCTTGTTGCAACTTCACGATTTATCCGTTCGTCATCCTCCGTAGCCAACGTCACCCGACTAAGAGAATACAACTATAGCTGCGATTTcggataaacaaaaaaaaatccgaaaaaccaAACCCACGCACCAATTAATCGGCTGCTGCTCTAGCTTCTCTCTTGATTCCTTCTAAAACCATAATACATTTCGATCCGGTCAAATGCCTCCCGCCAGGAAACGTTAACGATCCCCCCTGCCCGGACAAACTAAATTGTGTCTACGCCAATCGTGTTTTCTTCGACGACGGCGTCGTATAGGAGATATGACGAACGGAATGGAGCGATCagttaaattgaattaaattgatACCAATCAGTTCGTTGAGAGCCAACACGCCAACTTTCTTGCTCGATGAAGCCATGCGTAAGTACTGGATGGCTGGCTTAAAGAAAGTGTCGCTATGAGGAATTTACTATAAAATAGTAGTACCAGTCTTTTCGcgtgaataaaaaatcttatagTATAGAAACAGATTGACCTTTGGATATAAAGTCGTGTGAGGTGTATCGTGTATTTGCATGCCCCTCGCTATGCTCCCCGGAAATATTACTCAACTATGTCGGTTAATACGATTCCTGGTCAAGTGGCAATTGCAACGAGTTACTGTGAAGATTCGCTTATGAAATCTCCAATCGTTTATGCCGCTCCATAGTTGGGAGCAGTAATAGAATTAAAGAAGATGAATCACACACTCATGACTTCGCATTTAAAATCTAGTGtaacttttcaaaatgttcCAAGATTACAATGCAAACTGATGATAGTCATCAAGTCGCATGGTGTTTGAATaacactttgtttttaatttcgtaAATAGGGCACACGATCCTTGTAAATGTTCTGATTGTACActtataatcgaaaaatttcATAGTTGTCTCACAATACGCGCGCTGTCGTTGGTCCAGGTTACGGTAGTGCAAAAGTCAGCTCAAAACTCAACAACCACAGCCTGACTATATAATTAAAACGACTGCGAAAACGTTCCCTCCTTCTACATATTGCGCTAGTAGGTAATTAGAAATATTCACCTCCAGTGCAGCGCGCGGGGTGCGCCAAATATAATTGATTATCGCCGTTTAGTTTGCCTGTAATTATTACAGCTGGTACTCAAAGTGTCAGCTGAGTgaacacaaaaaaatgtaacacaacGATTATACCCGGAATTTCTCAGCCTCGAgtctcagaagaaaaaaaaaccacccgaCTGACAGGCAGCTTTAAGTTCCATTATTACTCTATTACCTACTGAACCCCGTTGCCGTTTAGCTAGCGGCAGCTGATAAAGCGTGCCTTCGGGAGATGATTGTTGTTATTGCTTGTGAAATCTTGTGTGTCAAACCCCTGTTTGACGCGGGGGACGACAGCTCAATTAAAGTATGTTCCACTCCCGCTCCGCCGCGGTACTTTTCCACTGTTGATTCGGTTTCGAAACGGGCTGAGCTAGTTTTGTCAcggtttatcaattttaattacTTTCCGAATAATGAGCATGACCTTCGATAGTTGACTGACAGCATCTAATTTGACACTTTTGATGATTCTTGAATTTTGGATTATGACGTGAAGGTACATAGACTGAGAAAAATTAATGTTGCCTTGAAATTAAAATGGAATGTCAAACCCATACTTTTTAGTCTAATATTTCTTATGTTCTTTCCACCTAACTTTCCTATCAGCATCAGCGTCTTATAGATTATTCAAAAAAGCCAATCATTCCTAAAACTACACTCAAAGTAAATAACTTCAATCCTCAATCTGATTTATGACGAAtatctttgtttcaaatttagaaGCCTAATGAGATTTTCAACCTTGATTTGAACGAATTTTGAAGATGTAATATGTTCTAATACTGTATTTGTAATTTGAACCTAAAACTTCTAActtgaaaccaaaattttagataaaaaaaaagtatatgtaCCTAAAACTGAAcctgtatttttgaattttgattcagtTCTTTGATtctcattgaaaaatgctcatATGGATActaaaataaacacaaatttacaatcgatataaaaaaaaatggtcatcCAACCGAAAGGTAAATAACTCACCGCAAATATAGAGATGTActgattgatttttattatcACTCCAGCATTATCTTCCTAAGAAAACAAAGTCCACGCACTGTAAGCATAATGACGCCGGTAGCACTTTCCATTCTACAGCAGTCCCTGTTTCTGCAAATCCAAGTACACCTTCTTGCTCAGAATGTTACCGCGGGAATCCTCGAACTCTTCCTCGTTCGATGGAATCCACATCTTGGAAAAGGTGGAATCCTTAACCTTATCCCACAGCAGCAGAGCGTCCTCGATTTTGGTAATGTTAGCGAAATGTGCCGTATTGGGAATGCCCAGGCAACGCATCCCGTGGGCATGACGCCACTCGCTGAAGTGATTCTGGAACGCTTTCGGCCCGTTGTACTTATAGTTGCCGCAAATCTCACACTCGTACGAAAAATGCAATTGGTGCAGTTTGTACAACCAGTACGGAATGGGCTTTCCGTCGTATCCGAGCGGAAGATTCTTCGGATTGTACGGAATTCCATCGTCATCGTCCGATTCCACCTCGTCCATGCTGTCCTCGTCGCTCTCATCCAGGGTGTAACGAGCTTGCTTCCGCTGCAAGTTGATTTTGGTCTCGTAAATCTGATCGTCGACCAGCTCGGCCAACCGGCCAATATGGTACTCCAGCAGGGCAATCTCTTTGTCCTTCTGGTTGAAAGCCATCAAACGGTGACAGTCCTGGTTCGAACGATTCTTTTCCTCCTTGCTAGCGAACAAGCGCTGTGCACGCTCTTCCAGTGTTCCACCACATTTCATACCCTTTGCCTGTCGAAatggttttcaaataaataagtcAAAAGAATCaacatctgaaattgaaaattttacctgcAGAGCTGCTTTGAGACGATCCAACCCCAAATAGGTCAAATCCTCCCACTTAGCAAATTCGTTCAGATTAATCAGGGCCTCTTCCTCCAGATCCTTGGGCCGCTCCCAACCAGCTACGTCGCCATTTTTCCAGAGATCCTCGAACTGCAGCTCGTTCCGCTTGATGGTATGCTCCAGCTCAAAAAACAGCGGCCGGCTCCGGGTAATAAACCCGTACAAATAGTCGTGTAAaagttccaaatattttttgtatttcaaattcTTCTGCTTCTTCGGAACTTCCCCAAATTTATTGAACTCGGACAGATACGTAATgtagtcaattttgtccaagCACCTCAGATTGATGTAGCTGTCGTAGCATTCGTGCAGATCCAAAT is a window encoding:
- the LOC129742865 gene encoding splicing factor 3A subunit 3-like, which encodes METIFEIQRRLHEECDRLVMAMSEELQMPKKTTKEKVLADHRIKIYLERYQSCSKSLLELYQDKDGERKQEISNMSINEFKEFYSQFNSLVEFHQNHGNNVAIPSSIEFSKLREQLNDPAYLAEVVKFSDVENYGQYLDLHECYDSYINLRCLDKIDYITYLSEFNKFGEVPKKQKNLKYKKYLELLHDYLYGFITRSRPLFFELEHTIKRNELQFEDLWKNGDVAGWERPKDLEEEALINLNEFAKWEDLTYLGLDRLKAALQAKGMKCGGTLEERAQRLFASKEEKNRSNQDCHRLMAFNQKDKEIALLEYHIGRLAELVDDQIYETKINLQRKQARYTLDESDEDSMDEVESDDDDGIPYNPKNLPLGYDGKPIPYWLYKLHQLHFSYECEICGNYKYNGPKAFQNHFSEWRHAHGMRCLGIPNTAHFANITKIEDALLLWDKVKDSTFSKMWIPSNEEEFEDSRGNILSKKVYLDLQKQGLL